In Amycolatopsis methanolica 239, a single genomic region encodes these proteins:
- the pruA gene encoding L-glutamate gamma-semialdehyde dehydrogenase, protein MDAITNVPVPVNEPVRTYAPGSPERESLQCRIAELEGDKHELPQTIGGRRRMAGGDTFDVVQPHDHAHVLGTSAQATREDVADAVAAAKEAGPAWREMPFDERAAVFLRAADLMAGRHRDTLNAATILGQSKSVQQAEIDAACELIDFLRFNVHYARRILAEQPNSVPGAWNRMDYRPLDGFVVAITPFNFTAIAGNLPSAPALMGNTVVWKPTPTQQLAAHYTMQVFEEAGLPPGVINLVTGDGHAVSEVALADPGFAGLHFTGSTATFKFLWRRIAENLDTYASYPRIVGETGGKDFVVAHASANREKLVAGLVRGAFEYQGQKCSAASRAYIPRSLWESGLRDELADLTRTVKYGDVADLSVFGGAVIDARAFAKHQRLLDSVDADNDLDVLVGGHCDDSIGYFVEPTVLVSADPAHTAFATEYFGPILAVHVYDDGSYGEILELVDRTSPYALTGAVFADDRAAVQQAHQTLRFAAGNFYVNDKPTGSIVSQQPFGGSRGSGTNDKAGSMFNLLRWTSPRSVKETFDAPTAIGYPHMG, encoded by the coding sequence ATGGACGCCATCACGAACGTGCCCGTCCCGGTCAACGAGCCCGTCCGGACCTACGCGCCGGGCAGTCCCGAGCGGGAGTCGCTGCAATGCCGGATCGCCGAGCTGGAGGGCGACAAGCACGAGCTGCCGCAGACCATCGGCGGCAGGCGGCGGATGGCGGGCGGGGACACCTTCGACGTCGTCCAGCCGCACGACCACGCGCACGTGCTGGGCACGTCGGCGCAGGCCACCCGCGAGGACGTCGCGGATGCGGTCGCCGCCGCGAAGGAGGCCGGCCCCGCCTGGCGGGAGATGCCGTTCGACGAGCGCGCCGCGGTGTTCCTGCGCGCCGCGGACCTGATGGCCGGCCGGCACCGCGACACGCTGAACGCCGCGACGATCCTCGGCCAGTCGAAGTCGGTGCAGCAGGCCGAGATCGACGCCGCCTGCGAGCTGATCGACTTCCTGCGGTTCAACGTGCATTACGCGCGCCGGATCCTCGCCGAGCAGCCGAACTCGGTGCCGGGCGCGTGGAACCGCATGGACTACCGGCCGCTGGACGGGTTCGTCGTGGCCATCACCCCGTTCAACTTCACCGCGATCGCCGGGAACCTGCCCAGCGCGCCCGCGTTGATGGGCAACACGGTCGTCTGGAAGCCGACACCGACCCAGCAGCTCGCCGCCCACTACACGATGCAGGTGTTCGAGGAGGCCGGCCTGCCGCCGGGCGTGATCAACCTGGTGACCGGCGACGGGCACGCGGTCAGCGAGGTCGCGCTCGCCGACCCCGGGTTCGCCGGCCTGCACTTCACCGGTTCGACCGCCACGTTCAAGTTCCTGTGGCGGCGGATCGCGGAGAACCTCGACACCTACGCGAGCTACCCGCGCATCGTGGGCGAGACCGGCGGTAAGGACTTCGTCGTCGCGCACGCCTCGGCGAACCGCGAGAAACTGGTGGCCGGGCTCGTCCGGGGCGCGTTCGAGTACCAGGGGCAGAAGTGCTCCGCGGCCTCGCGCGCGTACATCCCCCGGTCGCTGTGGGAGAGCGGGCTGCGGGACGAGCTGGCGGACCTGACGCGGACCGTGAAGTACGGCGACGTCGCGGACCTGTCGGTGTTCGGCGGAGCCGTGATCGACGCGCGGGCGTTCGCGAAGCACCAGCGGCTGCTCGACAGCGTGGACGCGGACAACGACCTCGACGTGCTGGTCGGCGGCCACTGCGACGACTCGATCGGGTACTTCGTCGAGCCGACCGTGCTGGTGTCCGCCGATCCGGCGCACACCGCGTTCGCCACCGAGTACTTCGGCCCGATCCTCGCGGTGCACGTCTATGACGACGGCTCGTACGGCGAGATCCTCGAACTGGTCGACCGTACCTCGCCGTACGCGCTGACCGGCGCGGTGTTCGCCGACGACCGGGCCGCCGTGCAGCAGGCGCACCAGACGCTGCGGTTCGCGGCGGGCAACTTCTACGTCAACGACAAGCCGACCGGGTCGATCGTGAGCCAGCAGCCCTTCGGCGGCTCCCGCGGCTCGGGCACGAACGACAAGGCCGGGTCGATGTTCAACCTGCTCCGGTGGACGAGCCCGCGGTCGGTGAAGGAGACGTTCGACGCGCCCACCGCGATCGGCTACCCGCACATGGGTTAG
- a CDS encoding DUF6912 family protein: MRVYLPGTIGMLRRLVADGRLQPPGGTGFALTPALRESYLSGDTEELEYVALLDAARASLRLIGAAEEDAKELPRRVVISVDVENATPRPDLDAPVVKLSGPISYEDVAAVHVDAEEAEEAVRAAARVVDAADLGDPDAEFVLGEAEDHELAWYAPQELPFLLDLL, from the coding sequence GTGAGGGTCTACCTTCCGGGCACGATCGGAATGCTGCGCAGGCTGGTGGCGGACGGCAGGCTGCAGCCGCCCGGCGGGACGGGCTTCGCCCTGACCCCGGCGCTGCGCGAGTCCTACCTCAGCGGGGACACCGAGGAGCTGGAGTACGTCGCGCTGCTGGACGCCGCTCGCGCGTCGCTGCGGCTGATCGGGGCCGCCGAGGAGGACGCCAAGGAGCTTCCGCGCCGGGTGGTGATCTCGGTCGACGTCGAGAACGCGACGCCGCGGCCGGACCTGGACGCGCCGGTGGTGAAGCTGTCTGGGCCGATCAGCTACGAGGACGTCGCGGCCGTGCACGTCGACGCGGAGGAGGCCGAGGAGGCCGTGCGCGCGGCCGCGCGGGTCGTCGACGCCGCGGACCTCGGCGACCCGGACGCGGAGTTCGTCCTCGGCGAGGCTGAGGACCACGAACTGGCCTGGTACGCGCCTCAGGAGCTGCCGTTCCTGCTCGACCTGCTCTAG
- a CDS encoding WS/DGAT/MGAT family O-acyltransferase has translation MPDRLSALDASFLYLEDATTPMHVGGVAVFERPRDGFDYEQLLCLIGQRLAFLPRYRQRVLNVPGHLARPVWVDDVDFDLNYHVRRSALPGPGTDDQLYDLVARLMARPMDHERPLWEAYFVEGLAGDRVALVTKTHQSVVDGTGTVELGQLILDTMPQACEPYEDTWSPRRLPSPAQLVLDAVSEAVRRPGELVENVRDVVSDLSATAGKVTDAVGGVAAAVHRVLQPAPSGPLNRHVSGGRVFDVVRTRLEDYRKIRAEHGVTVNDIVLAAITGALREWLLSRGEGVSEATTVRALVPLAVLEPDTVEFSPAGLVNNEVEPYLVDLPVGEPSPVLRLQHISHTLRAHADSGRSVAARAMLKVGGFAPATMHALAARAAGSFSGRIFNLLVINSPGPQVPLYAGQARMTEMFPVIPLARNQALAIGVTSYHGGVYFGLNGDRKALSDMDVLVGMIEDSLEELKGASW, from the coding sequence ATGCCCGATCGCCTTTCCGCACTCGACGCTTCGTTCCTCTACCTGGAGGACGCGACGACGCCGATGCACGTGGGTGGCGTCGCGGTCTTCGAGCGGCCGCGCGACGGCTTCGACTACGAGCAGCTCCTGTGCCTGATCGGTCAGCGCCTCGCGTTCCTGCCGCGCTACCGGCAGCGGGTGCTGAACGTGCCCGGCCACCTCGCCCGCCCCGTGTGGGTGGACGACGTCGACTTCGACCTCAACTACCACGTCCGCCGCTCGGCGCTGCCCGGCCCGGGCACCGACGACCAGCTGTACGACCTGGTCGCCCGCCTGATGGCCCGCCCGATGGACCACGAGCGCCCGCTGTGGGAGGCCTACTTCGTCGAAGGGCTCGCGGGCGACCGGGTCGCGCTGGTCACCAAGACCCACCAGTCCGTCGTGGACGGCACCGGCACCGTCGAGCTGGGACAGCTGATCCTGGACACGATGCCGCAGGCCTGTGAGCCGTACGAGGACACCTGGTCGCCCCGCCGCCTGCCCAGCCCCGCCCAGCTGGTGCTCGACGCGGTCAGCGAGGCGGTCCGCCGTCCGGGTGAACTCGTCGAGAACGTGCGTGACGTGGTGAGCGACCTGTCCGCCACGGCGGGCAAGGTCACCGACGCGGTCGGCGGGGTCGCCGCCGCGGTCCACCGGGTCCTGCAGCCGGCGCCGTCCGGGCCGCTCAACCGGCACGTGTCCGGCGGCCGCGTGTTCGACGTGGTGCGCACGCGGCTGGAGGACTACCGCAAGATCCGCGCCGAGCACGGCGTCACGGTCAACGACATCGTCCTCGCCGCCATCACCGGCGCGCTGCGCGAGTGGCTGCTCTCCCGGGGTGAGGGCGTGTCGGAGGCGACCACGGTCCGCGCGCTGGTCCCGTTGGCCGTGCTCGAACCGGACACCGTCGAGTTCTCCCCGGCCGGACTGGTCAACAACGAGGTCGAGCCGTACCTGGTGGACCTGCCGGTCGGTGAGCCCAGCCCGGTCCTGCGGCTCCAGCACATCAGCCACACGCTGCGGGCGCACGCCGACTCGGGCCGTTCGGTGGCCGCCCGCGCGATGCTCAAGGTGGGCGGGTTCGCCCCGGCGACGATGCACGCGCTCGCCGCCCGCGCGGCGGGCTCGTTCTCCGGGCGGATCTTCAACCTGCTGGTCATCAACTCGCCGGGGCCGCAGGTGCCGCTGTACGCGGGGCAGGCGAGGATGACCGAGATGTTCCCGGTGATCCCGCTGGCGCGCAACCAGGCGCTGGCCATCGGGGTCACGTCCTACCACGGTGGCGTCTACTTCGGACTCAACGGTGACCGCAAGGCGCTGTCCGATATGGACGTCCTCGTGGGGATGATCGAGGATTCACTGGAAGAGCTGAAGGGTGCGAGCTGGTGA
- a CDS encoding TrmH family RNA methyltransferase: MLVAETTVSPKDRFLTVYGRKPVLEALDDPELRVDKVILADTARGPAAAEIQRAAKAAGVPVQRASAHRVKVLAGNGKQDQGVLADVVAPLMRPLSAALADAPARVLLLDGITTPANVGMILRTATAAGLGGIVVPRRGVAALDPLVVKASAGVAFRAPVLRCATAAEAASMLVEAGYGLYALGAQGGSSLFEAPLLERAAFVLGGETAGVSDEVASLVTGWLSIPMPGEVESLNVSAAAAVLCFELVRRGTTR, translated from the coding sequence GTGCTCGTGGCTGAAACGACCGTCTCCCCCAAAGACCGATTCCTGACCGTCTACGGGCGCAAACCGGTCCTGGAGGCCCTGGACGACCCGGAGCTCCGGGTGGACAAGGTCATCCTCGCCGACACCGCCCGCGGTCCGGCCGCGGCGGAGATCCAGCGGGCGGCGAAGGCGGCGGGCGTGCCGGTGCAGCGGGCGAGCGCGCACCGGGTGAAGGTGCTGGCCGGCAACGGCAAGCAGGACCAGGGTGTGCTGGCGGACGTGGTCGCGCCCCTGATGCGGCCGCTGAGCGCCGCGCTGGCCGACGCGCCGGCGCGGGTGCTGCTGCTGGACGGCATCACCACGCCCGCGAACGTGGGGATGATCCTGCGCACCGCGACGGCGGCCGGGCTCGGCGGGATCGTCGTGCCGCGTCGGGGTGTGGCGGCCCTGGACCCGCTGGTCGTGAAGGCCTCGGCGGGGGTCGCGTTCCGCGCGCCGGTCCTCCGCTGCGCGACGGCCGCCGAGGCCGCATCAATGCTGGTAGAGGCTGGATACGGATTGTATGCACTTGGTGCACAGGGCGGGTCGTCGCTGTTCGAGGCACCGTTGCTGGAGCGGGCGGCGTTCGTGCTGGGCGGGGAGACGGCGGGGGTGAGCGACGAGGTCGCGTCGCTGGTGACCGGATGGCTGTCGATCCCGATGCCGGGCGAGGTCGAATCGCTGAACGTGTCCGCGGCCGCGGCGGTGCTGTGCTTCGAACTGGTCAGGCGGGGAACAACGCGCTGA
- a CDS encoding HAD-IA family hydrolase — protein sequence MLRGLVLDYAGVLTDPDAADLLAAVDALRQRGIRTAVLSNADGGAGRGGLARHFDAFVFSGEVGIAKPDPRVFRLTAARLGLPVTGCVMVDDSRANIDGATAAGMVGVHHTTVADTLAELSALFPA from the coding sequence GTGCTGCGAGGACTGGTGCTCGACTACGCCGGTGTCCTGACCGATCCGGACGCCGCCGACCTGCTGGCCGCCGTTGATGCCCTGCGCCAACGCGGAATCCGGACCGCTGTGCTGTCCAATGCGGACGGTGGCGCCGGCCGCGGGGGTCTCGCCCGCCACTTCGACGCGTTCGTCTTCTCCGGCGAGGTCGGCATCGCCAAGCCGGATCCGCGGGTCTTCCGGCTGACCGCCGCACGCCTCGGCCTCCCCGTCACCGGCTGCGTCATGGTCGACGACTCGCGGGCCAACATCGACGGCGCCACCGCAGCCGGCATGGTCGGCGTGCACCACACCACGGTGGCGGACACGCTCGCCGAGCTCAGCGCGTTGTTCCCCGCCTGA
- a CDS encoding Rv3235 family protein, with translation MTGLCKLYPYEPNRGAAPPDSIPEQAGAARTWRRGRPGEPLELRHARTVLTAILEVRSGRRAPGQLRAVVTPRMYQHLRGVPPSPGPRYTVKSVRASHSAPGTIEICGTAHADRRATAVMARFEHSEAGWRCGFFTVVQPQRHR, from the coding sequence ATGACCGGACTGTGCAAGCTGTACCCGTACGAACCGAACCGGGGCGCGGCGCCGCCGGATTCGATTCCGGAACAGGCGGGGGCCGCCCGCACGTGGCGGCGCGGCCGTCCGGGCGAACCGCTCGAACTGCGCCACGCGAGGACCGTCCTGACGGCGATCCTGGAAGTCCGCTCCGGCCGGCGCGCGCCGGGCCAGTTGCGGGCGGTGGTCACGCCGCGGATGTACCAGCACCTGCGGGGCGTGCCACCGTCGCCGGGCCCGCGCTACACGGTGAAGTCGGTGCGGGCGAGCCACAGCGCGCCCGGCACGATCGAAATCTGCGGAACCGCGCACGCCGACCGCCGGGCGACCGCCGTGATGGCGAGGTTCGAACACTCCGAAGCCGGCTGGCGGTGCGGATTCTTCACCGTGGTGCAGCCGCAGAGACACCGCTGA